A window from Borrelia sp. P9F1 encodes these proteins:
- the asnS gene encoding asparagine--tRNA ligase: MYKSIKDILNNPIVESKVTVRGWVRTRRSSGKISFVEINDGSNIRGIQAVIDEENSNFQETELKKLTTGASISLTGILILSPAKGQTHEIKTINFNIIGEADQETYPLQKKRHSFEFLREISHLRIRTNTFGAVARVRNQVSYKIHEYFQKNGFLYVNTPIITSNDGEGCGEIFRVSTLDLNNISKGKKIDFKEDFFGKEVFLAVTGQLHGEAYAMALSRIYTFGPTFRAENSNTTRHASEFWMIEPEVAFFSLEDNIKLAEDFLKYILKGVLNSCSQDMEFFEDFIEKGLINKIENVINSNFEVITYTQAIKKLESTNKVFETTPRWGIDLQTEHERYLTEEIFKKPIVVIDYPKEFKAFYMKMNEDNKTVKGMDILVPRIGEIIGGSEREDNLDKLNKRIKELDLEVETLNWYLDLRRFGSTPHSGFGLGLERLVQYVTGMANIRDVIPFPRTPKNICF, encoded by the coding sequence ATGTACAAAAGTATAAAAGACATTCTGAATAACCCCATAGTAGAAAGTAAAGTTACAGTAAGAGGGTGGGTTAGAACAAGGCGCAGTAGTGGTAAAATTTCATTTGTCGAAATCAACGATGGTTCAAATATTAGGGGAATTCAAGCTGTAATTGATGAAGAAAATTCTAACTTTCAGGAAACAGAGCTTAAAAAACTTACGACAGGAGCCAGCATATCCTTAACAGGAATTTTAATTTTAAGTCCTGCAAAGGGTCAAACACACGAAATTAAAACTATAAATTTCAATATAATCGGAGAAGCAGACCAGGAAACATATCCTTTACAAAAAAAAAGGCACTCCTTTGAATTCTTAAGAGAAATTTCTCATTTAAGAATACGTACCAACACATTTGGAGCTGTTGCCAGGGTTAGGAATCAAGTTTCTTATAAAATCCATGAATACTTTCAAAAAAATGGATTTTTATATGTAAATACTCCAATAATCACATCGAATGATGGAGAAGGATGCGGTGAAATATTTCGTGTATCCACTCTAGATCTTAACAACATTTCGAAAGGCAAAAAAATTGACTTTAAAGAAGATTTTTTCGGGAAAGAAGTATTCCTTGCTGTGACTGGACAGCTACATGGAGAAGCTTATGCGATGGCATTGTCAAGAATATATACTTTTGGCCCAACATTTAGAGCAGAAAATTCTAACACAACACGACATGCTTCAGAGTTCTGGATGATTGAACCCGAGGTGGCATTTTTTTCCCTTGAAGACAATATTAAATTGGCAGAAGATTTTCTTAAGTATATCCTAAAAGGAGTGTTAAATAGTTGTAGCCAAGACATGGAATTTTTTGAAGACTTTATTGAAAAGGGACTAATCAACAAAATTGAAAATGTCATAAACTCAAACTTTGAGGTTATCACTTATACTCAGGCCATTAAAAAACTTGAAAGTACAAATAAAGTATTTGAAACAACACCTCGTTGGGGAATAGACTTGCAAACAGAACATGAAAGATATCTAACAGAAGAGATCTTTAAAAAACCTATAGTGGTTATTGATTATCCCAAAGAATTTAAAGCATTTTATATGAAAATGAATGAAGACAACAAAACTGTTAAAGGAATGGATATTTTGGTTCCACGCATCGGGGAAATTATTGGAGGCAGCGAAAGAGAAGATAATCTAGACAAGTTGAATAAACGAATAAAAGAGCTAGACTTGGAAGTTGAGACTCTTAATTGGTACCTAGATTTGAGGAGATTCGGTTCAACTCCCCACTCTGGGTTTGGGCTGGGCCTTGAGAGGTTGGTTCAATATGTGACGGGGATGGCCAATATTCGAGATGTGATACCGTTTCCAAGGACCCCTAAAAACATTTGTTTCTAA
- a CDS encoding phosphoribosyltransferase produces the protein MKKFISYEEIRVNGFKLAYKMYKDGFIPDIIYVSLRGGAYLGNIISEFFKFIKIEKPLLYAAVVARSYDVCNDQKKIMIDGWTYDPKYLRTGDNVLFVDDVFDTGRTIIHLREEVLNRGIDSQNIKIAVYDYKERGGVKHGPDYYVNKYSSTEVNTWIHYRNHELAGLTEEEHKLNFENVDGELSRILKFLSKKTKLT, from the coding sequence ATGAAAAAGTTCATTTCTTATGAAGAAATAAGAGTAAACGGGTTTAAGCTTGCTTATAAGATGTATAAAGATGGATTTATTCCTGATATTATCTATGTCTCTTTGAGGGGCGGGGCTTATCTTGGTAATATTATTAGTGAGTTCTTTAAATTTATTAAGATTGAAAAACCACTTCTTTACGCTGCTGTTGTAGCAAGGTCTTATGATGTTTGTAATGATCAAAAAAAGATAATGATAGATGGGTGGACTTATGATCCCAAATATTTAAGAACAGGGGATAATGTGTTGTTCGTTGATGATGTTTTTGATACTGGACGTACAATCATCCATTTGCGGGAAGAGGTTCTAAATAGAGGAATAGATAGTCAAAACATTAAAATCGCTGTTTATGATTACAAAGAACGGGGAGGTGTAAAACATGGGCCGGATTACTACGTTAATAAATATTCAAGCACAGAAGTAAACACTTGGATCCATTACCGCAATCACGAGCTTGCGGGACTAACAGAAGAGGAACACAAGCTAAATTTCGAGAATGTAGATGGCGAATTGAGTAGAATATTAAAATTTTTATCGAAAAAGACTAAGCTTACTTGA
- a CDS encoding trypsin-like peptidase domain-containing protein, producing MKKNFFSVFFVSFLALGIGFFIGIHYLKPDRNTIVFAQEKGDALQSFQDSFRKASRKILPSTVEVYATGVIKERDPFHFFFFDMPGFNVERKAKWAGSGIIIGKDSKKSNLFYVLTNSHVVDKAIEFEIGTYSNKTYKSKLVGKDDKKDLALISFEADDAEIKIAELGDSDGLEVGDWVIAVGSPHQFSFTVTAGIVSGLHRSANPNLKARNLFIQTDAAINRGNSGGPLVNIRGEVIGINTWISSPSGGNVGLGFAVPINNAKNIVDAFMVGKNIESAWLGVSFYNYKDKDMAVLESLGYDDESVSSAIIVNVYVGSPAIKSGLKPGDIVLKVNGVAMNISRDVIHYLSDFYAGEKVEIEVLRKGEKKKIDIVLAVRPDDKEILTNGKLIPGFVVYPLTSEAKAQLGLRNWINGVVVDSIDKSIEKSAKVSTGDVITAVNSKNIKSLRDFYDAIELGKNTYSVLRGGQTIKVSF from the coding sequence GTGAAGAAAAATTTTTTTTCTGTATTTTTTGTTAGTTTCTTAGCCTTAGGTATTGGATTTTTTATTGGAATACATTATTTAAAACCCGATAGGAATACTATTGTTTTTGCACAAGAGAAGGGAGATGCTTTACAGTCTTTTCAAGATTCTTTTAGAAAGGCGTCTAGAAAGATTTTGCCGTCTACCGTAGAAGTTTATGCTACTGGAGTGATTAAAGAAAGGGATCCTTTTCATTTTTTCTTTTTCGATATGCCGGGGTTTAATGTTGAAAGGAAGGCTAAATGGGCTGGTTCTGGTATAATCATTGGGAAGGATTCTAAGAAGTCAAATTTATTTTATGTTCTTACCAATAGTCATGTTGTAGATAAGGCTATTGAGTTTGAGATTGGAACTTATAGTAATAAAACTTATAAATCAAAACTGGTAGGTAAAGATGATAAGAAAGATCTTGCACTTATTAGCTTTGAGGCCGATGATGCTGAAATTAAAATAGCTGAACTTGGTGATAGTGATGGGCTTGAAGTAGGGGATTGGGTCATAGCTGTTGGAAGTCCCCATCAATTTAGTTTTACGGTGACTGCAGGTATTGTTAGCGGGCTCCATCGTTCAGCAAATCCTAATTTAAAGGCTAGAAATCTATTTATTCAGACAGATGCAGCCATTAATCGTGGAAATTCTGGAGGACCTCTTGTAAATATTAGAGGCGAAGTTATTGGGATTAATACATGGATATCTTCCCCTTCTGGTGGTAATGTTGGTCTTGGATTTGCCGTTCCTATTAATAACGCTAAAAATATTGTGGATGCCTTTATGGTTGGGAAAAATATTGAATCAGCTTGGCTTGGTGTTTCTTTTTATAATTATAAAGACAAGGACATGGCGGTTCTTGAAAGCTTAGGTTATGATGATGAGTCTGTTTCATCTGCAATTATTGTAAACGTTTATGTAGGTTCACCTGCCATAAAATCGGGGCTTAAACCTGGCGATATAGTGCTTAAGGTAAATGGGGTAGCAATGAATATTTCTAGAGATGTTATTCATTATCTTAGCGATTTTTATGCGGGAGAGAAGGTTGAAATTGAGGTTTTAAGAAAGGGAGAGAAGAAAAAAATAGATATTGTGCTGGCCGTGAGACCCGATGACAAAGAAATTTTAACAAATGGTAAGTTGATTCCAGGGTTTGTTGTTTATCCTTTAACTAGTGAAGCTAAGGCACAACTTGGGTTAAGAAATTGGATCAATGGAGTTGTTGTTGACAGTATTGATAAGAGTATAGAGAAGAGTGCTAAAGTTTCAACAGGAGATGTGATTACGGCCGTTAATTCAAAAAATATTAAGAGCTTAAGGGATTTTTACGATGCTATTGAGCTTGGAAAGAATACATACAGTGTATTAAGGGGTGGCCAAACGATAAAGGTATCTTTTTAA
- the map gene encoding type I methionyl aminopeptidase, giving the protein MGVRLKCREDIEKVKASASLLAQTLLEIERGIAPGVSTKDLDFIAGDFINSKGAKPAFKGYNGFKGVICASVNEEVIHGVPGARKLREGDVVSIDCGVILDGFYSDMAKTFKVGQVRPEISKLLEVTEEALYRGISEMRVGNRILDISRAIENHIKPFGFGIVRDYTGHGVGFALHEEPSVPNYYVPFFKNTRVREGMVLAIEPMVNLGGHEVSVREDGWTVFSSDLSCSAHFEHTVAVVDGFPLILSEV; this is encoded by the coding sequence TTGGGGGTAAGGTTAAAGTGTAGAGAGGATATTGAAAAAGTAAAGGCATCGGCAAGTCTTTTAGCACAAACTCTTTTAGAGATTGAGCGGGGTATTGCACCTGGGGTGAGTACTAAGGATCTTGATTTTATTGCTGGTGATTTTATTAATAGCAAGGGAGCTAAGCCTGCTTTTAAAGGGTATAATGGTTTTAAGGGAGTTATTTGTGCTTCTGTAAATGAAGAGGTCATTCATGGAGTGCCAGGAGCGAGGAAGCTTAGGGAAGGCGATGTTGTTAGTATTGATTGTGGGGTTATTTTGGATGGGTTTTATAGCGACATGGCTAAGACATTCAAGGTGGGGCAGGTAAGGCCTGAGATTAGTAAGTTATTAGAAGTAACAGAAGAGGCTCTCTATAGAGGGATTTCCGAGATGAGGGTTGGTAATCGAATTTTAGATATTTCAAGAGCCATAGAGAATCATATTAAACCATTTGGTTTTGGCATAGTTAGAGATTACACGGGGCATGGAGTTGGTTTTGCTTTGCATGAGGAGCCTAGTGTTCCTAATTATTATGTTCCTTTTTTTAAGAATACTCGAGTTCGGGAGGGAATGGTATTGGCAATTGAGCCAATGGTGAATTTAGGGGGTCATGAGGTTTCTGTTAGGGAAGATGGTTGGACTGTTTTTTCATCTGATTTAAGTTGTTCTGCTCATTTTGAGCATACTGTTGCCGTTGTAGATGGATTTCCTCTAATTTTAAGTGAAGTTTAA
- a CDS encoding tetratricopeptide repeat protein has product MKANKKLIFVLAFLTILSLGVFYLSSNLSLLYMLKGKRDFNRLIVEVDNYLLRNDLYSAGRAMRVSASYADTEFKWISLIKRVKLYSLRVKDYSLMKDVVDSGVKILPGNLKLRALEVYAKLKSGSVAEACDVAKQYLIGHEEYRSLYEEAFIRGLSLNYGLGSVKDFLVKIAKEKDAFTFENIGLSLKNNAFLINAMLLYLEKKDLSSAKRILLKIREDKEFARELAHISYGLGNLDFAIANLNLINDDKEPNLMFLLADAYLKRGDIHNAKAEYLKLYTKFPDHSMMIYLGLAFIARKENDLKMAITYLNKANSKFKDSKMMNYYLANTYFEANDYFSANEIARKYKDDPLFFKIYFVLNYSNLDYEAKKSFLWRLFYRSNYRSDIAQLLAWNLLLYFDLRDLDLFFKIYSPFDKAHDWYYFYRFYYDFLKKDLDFSKKVIFEKKVQKYLYGVYYNFGILKLYQKSYRESEEYFNKAISFLPFTLNDKSRMSLEERESAAKIYLKRGINYLYLGEFERGREAILDSHGFYETNESKIYMNMIEVVKEGN; this is encoded by the coding sequence TTGAAAGCAAATAAAAAATTGATATTTGTTCTTGCTTTTTTAACCATTCTTTCATTGGGTGTTTTTTACCTTAGCTCAAATTTGTCTCTTTTGTATATGTTAAAAGGGAAAAGGGATTTTAATAGGCTTATTGTGGAAGTTGACAATTATCTTTTGAGGAATGATTTATACAGTGCGGGTAGAGCCATGAGGGTATCTGCATCTTATGCGGATACTGAGTTTAAATGGATTTCTTTAATCAAGAGAGTAAAGCTTTACTCCCTTAGGGTTAAGGATTATTCGCTGATGAAAGATGTTGTTGACTCGGGGGTTAAGATCTTGCCTGGAAATTTAAAGCTTAGGGCTCTTGAGGTATATGCTAAACTAAAATCGGGTTCTGTCGCAGAGGCTTGCGATGTTGCAAAGCAATATCTTATTGGACATGAAGAATATAGGAGTTTATACGAAGAGGCTTTTATTAGGGGTTTGTCTTTGAATTATGGTTTGGGAAGTGTTAAAGATTTCCTGGTTAAAATAGCTAAAGAAAAGGATGCTTTTACGTTTGAAAACATAGGTTTAAGTCTTAAGAATAATGCGTTTTTAATTAATGCAATGCTTTTGTACTTAGAGAAAAAAGATTTATCTTCTGCTAAGAGGATACTTTTAAAAATAAGGGAAGATAAAGAGTTTGCTAGGGAACTTGCCCATATTTCCTACGGTCTTGGTAATTTGGATTTTGCTATTGCTAACCTTAACCTTATCAATGATGACAAAGAACCGAATTTGATGTTTTTACTAGCGGATGCATATCTTAAGAGGGGCGACATTCATAATGCCAAGGCTGAATATTTAAAGCTTTATACTAAGTTTCCGGATCACAGTATGATGATTTATCTTGGCTTGGCATTTATTGCAAGGAAGGAAAACGATCTTAAAATGGCGATTACTTATTTGAATAAAGCGAATAGCAAGTTTAAAGATAGTAAAATGATGAACTATTATTTAGCTAATACATATTTTGAAGCTAATGATTATTTTAGTGCGAATGAAATTGCAAGAAAATATAAAGACGACCCTTTATTTTTTAAGATTTACTTTGTATTAAATTATTCAAACCTTGATTATGAGGCTAAAAAATCTTTTTTGTGGCGCTTGTTTTATAGGTCAAATTATAGATCAGATATTGCTCAGCTTTTAGCTTGGAATTTGCTTCTTTATTTTGATTTAAGGGATTTAGATTTATTTTTCAAAATTTATAGTCCTTTTGATAAGGCACATGATTGGTATTATTTCTATAGGTTTTACTATGATTTTCTTAAGAAAGACCTTGACTTTTCAAAGAAGGTAATTTTTGAGAAAAAAGTGCAAAAATATTTATATGGTGTGTATTACAATTTTGGAATTTTGAAACTTTATCAAAAGAGTTATAGAGAATCTGAGGAGTATTTTAATAAGGCAATTTCTTTTCTGCCTTTTACTCTTAATGATAAAAGTAGAATGAGTCTGGAAGAACGAGAGAGTGCGGCAAAGATCTATTTAAAGAGAGGAATTAATTATCTCTATTTGGGTGAGTTTGAAAGGGGACGAGAGGCCATTTTAGATTCTCATGGTTTTTATGAAACTAATGAGAGCAAGATTTATATGAATATGATAGAAGTTGTTAAGGAAGGGAATTGA
- the nusB gene encoding transcription antitermination factor NusB: MDLRYKARELAFKKIYSIDINRNSGSDIYDIFSLEDVLDVEELRLFYSVLVNGTCENLEPIDRLISDVSLNWRLERMDKVDLAILRMSVFSLKFQNLEVPKRAIIDEAVLIARKYGSKNSYKFVNGILDGLLKDMESSFESK, encoded by the coding sequence ATGGATTTGAGGTATAAGGCTAGGGAATTAGCCTTCAAAAAGATTTACAGTATCGATATTAATCGCAATTCGGGGAGCGATATCTATGATATTTTTAGCCTTGAGGATGTGTTGGATGTCGAAGAGTTGAGATTATTTTATTCTGTTTTGGTTAATGGTACTTGTGAAAATTTGGAGCCTATTGACAGGTTGATCAGTGATGTCTCCCTTAATTGGCGTTTGGAACGTATGGATAAAGTTGATCTTGCTATATTGAGGATGAGTGTGTTTTCGCTTAAATTTCAAAATCTGGAAGTACCTAAGAGAGCCATAATAGATGAGGCTGTTTTAATTGCCAGGAAGTACGGAAGTAAGAATTCTTATAAATTTGTTAATGGAATACTTGATGGTTTGTTGAAGGACATGGAGAGCTCATTTGAAAGCAAATAA
- a CDS encoding peptidylprolyl isomerase: MRDFLCFLLVVFVGMVSFAQNAPVVVVNLHSNEIITRTEFDSRVNTLKKTQGRDLNIAERKQVLQVLIADILFGQEALKQGIKVEEAEVMQTIRAQFGLTNLTDEQIKQMIENQGTNWDSLLSSMKRSLSAQKLVLKVAQPKFSEVKTPEEKDVVEYYEANKTKFVNPDITRVSHIFFTSKDKKRSDVLAKAKDIAGQIKTKKITFEEAVRKYSEDEGSKSKNGDLGFLARGEQNAQNVLGVDFIREVFALRKGDISQPISSKEGFHIVKVTETYSQKFLGLKDKISPNVDMTVRDAIRNNMVNAQQQQIVARVQQEMYDKLNKSANVQILDSDLK; the protein is encoded by the coding sequence ATGCGTGATTTTTTATGTTTTCTGTTGGTTGTCTTTGTGGGGATGGTTTCTTTTGCTCAAAATGCTCCTGTTGTTGTTGTTAATTTGCACAGTAATGAGATTATTACTAGAACAGAGTTTGATTCTAGGGTTAATACATTGAAGAAGACGCAAGGGAGGGATTTAAATATCGCTGAAAGGAAGCAGGTTTTACAGGTCTTAATAGCCGATATTCTTTTTGGTCAGGAAGCTTTAAAGCAGGGGATCAAAGTTGAAGAGGCTGAGGTTATGCAAACTATTAGAGCTCAATTTGGACTTACGAATCTTACGGATGAACAGATTAAACAGATGATAGAAAATCAGGGCACTAATTGGGATAGTCTTTTATCTTCGATGAAGAGGTCTCTTTCTGCGCAAAAATTAGTTTTAAAAGTTGCTCAGCCTAAGTTTTCGGAAGTAAAGACTCCGGAGGAGAAAGATGTGGTTGAGTACTATGAGGCTAATAAGACTAAATTTGTTAATCCAGATATAACAAGGGTGAGTCATATTTTCTTTACTTCTAAGGATAAGAAGAGGTCTGATGTTCTTGCTAAGGCGAAGGATATTGCAGGTCAGATAAAGACAAAAAAGATTACCTTTGAGGAAGCTGTGAGGAAGTATTCGGAAGATGAGGGGTCTAAGTCTAAGAATGGGGATCTTGGATTTTTGGCAAGAGGTGAGCAGAATGCACAAAATGTACTTGGGGTGGATTTTATTCGAGAAGTTTTTGCTCTCAGGAAGGGAGATATTTCCCAGCCAATATCTTCAAAAGAGGGGTTCCATATAGTTAAAGTCACTGAGACATATTCTCAAAAATTTTTGGGACTCAAGGATAAAATATCTCCCAATGTAGATATGACTGTAAGGGATGCTATAAGGAATAATATGGTTAATGCTCAGCAGCAACAAATTGTTGCTAGGGTGCAGCAGGAGATGTACGATAAACTTAATAAATCTGCCAATGTGCAAATTTTGGATTCTGACTTAAAATAG
- a CDS encoding acetyl-CoA C-acyltransferase: MRKVAIIDGLRSPIFKFGGAMKGMDIVNISSDIVKALLGRNNIDEVDEVIVGSVISAGLGQNIARQIVLKAGLSENIPACTVNKVCGSGLKSLEFAFNAIALGNSDVVLAGGVEDLSNAPYLLPRGVRFDGLKFGDFKIEDSIYKDALVDTLSGTVMGLTAEYLAEMHEITREMQDEFAYNSHIKAIVARDSGYFDDEIYPLSLVDKKTNSKSIVSSDEEIRDDLTLDKLSNLKPIFKEGGTITAGNSSSLNDGACFLILAGEDIIQKMGIEPLAYVGGFKSIGLSPLHMGFGAYLAIDEIIKKFSLIPSEIGFVETNEAFAAQALTVLKALHENYNMKDNIVNVKGGAIAIGHPFAVSGARILLTLARLMKINNKHKGISSLCVGGGQGIASYLYR, translated from the coding sequence ATGAGAAAAGTAGCAATTATTGATGGACTTAGATCACCAATTTTTAAGTTTGGAGGTGCAATGAAGGGTATGGATATTGTTAATATATCCTCAGACATTGTTAAGGCTTTGCTTGGGAGAAACAATATTGATGAGGTAGATGAGGTTATTGTTGGGAGTGTAATATCAGCAGGGCTTGGTCAAAATATAGCTAGGCAAATTGTTTTAAAGGCTGGGTTGAGTGAAAATATACCTGCTTGTACCGTAAATAAGGTTTGTGGTTCAGGTCTTAAATCTTTAGAATTTGCTTTTAACGCGATTGCTCTTGGTAATAGTGATGTTGTTTTGGCTGGAGGAGTTGAAGATTTAAGTAATGCACCTTATCTTTTACCAAGAGGTGTGAGATTTGATGGTTTAAAATTCGGAGATTTTAAGATAGAGGATTCAATATATAAAGATGCTCTAGTAGATACTCTGAGCGGTACTGTTATGGGACTTACAGCAGAGTATTTGGCAGAAATGCATGAGATTACAAGAGAGATGCAGGATGAATTTGCATATAATTCGCATATTAAAGCGATAGTAGCAAGAGATAGTGGATATTTTGATGATGAAATATATCCACTATCTCTTGTTGATAAGAAAACGAATAGCAAGAGTATTGTATCTAGCGACGAGGAGATACGAGATGATTTGACCCTAGATAAGCTTTCAAATTTGAAACCAATCTTTAAAGAGGGGGGTACAATTACCGCAGGCAATTCTTCTAGTCTAAACGATGGAGCTTGTTTTTTAATATTGGCGGGCGAAGATATTATTCAAAAAATGGGAATTGAACCTTTAGCCTATGTTGGAGGGTTTAAGAGTATTGGTCTTAGTCCTCTTCACATGGGGTTTGGGGCATATCTTGCTATTGACGAGATCATAAAGAAGTTCAGCTTAATCCCTAGTGAAATTGGTTTTGTTGAAACAAATGAAGCTTTTGCAGCTCAAGCTCTAACTGTTTTGAAAGCTCTGCATGAGAATTATAACATGAAAGATAACATTGTTAATGTTAAGGGGGGGGCTATTGCGATAGGACATCCATTTGCGGTCAGTGGGGCAAGGATTTTATTAACTTTGGCGCGCCTTATGAAGATTAATAACAAGCATAAAGGAATTTCATCTCTTTGCGTAGGAGGAGGTCAGGGCATAGCTTCTTATCTTTATAGATAA
- the dnaB gene encoding replicative DNA helicase, with product MLFFNDGAEKAVISSIFYNPEKLEETSLYLKADDFYNNTHQMIFRAMLSLYEKRENIDPITVFEEVSALTPKSQILSDFKTLTGFQDYLSLLSVYLPTDKTVNAHAKIIKEYRIRRDVSKISRELNDLVNDSTKKVDQFIEEAQRQVLSIDLDYASKNLHHAKTVVERVHAEIYERSMKTKESNFGILSGFRKVDALIGGFRDSDFIIIGARPSVGKTAFALNIASNIALRNDKRRKVGFFSLEMTSDALVKRIMASRANIDSFKVQNSILSGREIQALNNAANDLSNAELYIADTANISLLALATQARKLKRFSGVDIIFIDYISLVSLEAKNIPRHEQVASISKALKELARELKIPIVALSQLTRDTEGREPNLASLRESGALEQDADIVILLHRDKDLKSNSVSDENPVAQTQVIIAKHRNGPTGRVDILFLPHVVSFVNKDNENEY from the coding sequence ATGCTTTTTTTTAATGATGGAGCGGAGAAAGCAGTTATTTCTAGTATATTTTATAATCCTGAGAAGTTAGAAGAGACCTCTTTGTATTTAAAGGCAGATGATTTTTATAATAACACACATCAGATGATCTTTAGGGCCATGTTGTCTCTTTATGAAAAGAGAGAAAATATTGATCCGATAACTGTTTTTGAGGAGGTCTCTGCTTTAACTCCTAAGTCTCAGATTTTGAGTGATTTTAAAACTTTAACGGGATTTCAGGATTATTTAAGCCTTTTGTCTGTATATCTTCCAACGGATAAGACGGTGAATGCGCATGCAAAAATTATTAAGGAATATCGAATTAGAAGGGATGTTTCTAAAATTTCTAGAGAACTTAATGATTTGGTGAATGATTCTACAAAAAAAGTTGACCAATTTATAGAGGAAGCGCAAAGACAGGTTCTCTCAATCGATCTAGATTATGCTAGTAAAAATTTACATCATGCAAAAACTGTTGTTGAGAGGGTACATGCTGAAATATATGAGAGGAGTATGAAAACTAAAGAGTCCAACTTTGGAATTTTAAGCGGGTTTAGAAAGGTTGATGCTCTTATAGGAGGATTTAGAGATAGCGATTTTATTATTATTGGTGCTCGTCCTAGTGTTGGGAAGACAGCATTTGCATTAAATATTGCGTCAAATATAGCATTAAGGAACGATAAAAGACGCAAGGTGGGTTTTTTTTCTCTTGAGATGACTTCAGATGCTTTGGTGAAGAGAATAATGGCATCTAGGGCAAATATTGATAGCTTTAAGGTTCAAAATAGCATATTGTCTGGACGTGAAATTCAGGCATTAAATAATGCAGCAAACGATCTTAGTAATGCTGAGCTTTATATCGCAGATACTGCTAACATAAGTTTGTTGGCGTTAGCGACTCAAGCTAGGAAGCTTAAGAGATTTTCTGGTGTAGATATAATATTTATTGATTATATTAGCCTTGTTTCGCTTGAGGCTAAAAATATTCCGAGGCATGAGCAAGTGGCTTCAATTAGCAAGGCACTCAAGGAGCTTGCAAGGGAGCTTAAAATTCCTATTGTTGCGCTGTCTCAATTGACAAGAGATACTGAGGGCAGAGAACCTAATCTTGCAAGTTTAAGAGAGTCAGGGGCTTTAGAGCAGGATGCTGATATTGTTATACTGCTCCACAGAGATAAAGATCTAAAAAGCAACTCTGTTAGTGATGAGAATCCAGTAGCACAAACTCAGGTCATTATTGCCAAACATAGAAATGGCCCAACGGGTAGGGTTGATATATTGTTTTTGCCTCATGTTGTTAGTTTTGTCAATAAGGATAATGAGAATGAGTATTAG
- the rplI gene encoding 50S ribosomal protein L9: MKVILKEDFVSLGKEGDTVDVKDGFARNYLLPKGFAVFSNKHNIDIFSQKRRAILKRQETKKRTALELKEKLDAVKLEFVMQSSEGGKLFHSINSSNIADELLKLGFEIERRKIDIHHGMLKTFGIHEVTIKLYEGISSIVKVEIKREEQKSTLKKVKKAEREV, from the coding sequence ATGAAGGTGATTTTGAAGGAAGATTTTGTCAGTCTTGGCAAAGAAGGCGATACTGTTGATGTGAAGGATGGCTTTGCAAGGAATTATTTATTGCCCAAGGGTTTCGCTGTTTTTTCAAATAAGCATAACATTGATATTTTTAGTCAAAAGAGAAGGGCAATACTTAAGAGACAGGAGACTAAGAAACGGACGGCCCTTGAGCTTAAGGAAAAACTTGATGCTGTTAAGTTAGAGTTTGTGATGCAGTCTAGTGAGGGAGGGAAATTATTCCATAGTATCAATAGTTCAAATATTGCTGACGAACTTTTAAAGCTTGGATTTGAAATTGAGAGGAGGAAAATAGATATACATCATGGTATGTTAAAAACTTTTGGGATCCATGAGGTGACTATTAAGCTTTATGAAGGAATTAGCTCTATTGTGAAGGTTGAGATAAAAAGGGAAGAGCAAAAGAGTACTCTTAAGAAAGTTAAGAAGGCCGAAAGGGAAGTTTAG
- the rpsR gene encoding 30S ribosomal protein S18, with translation MYKDREFHQRDSRSDGHQDGIRKNPNFRFFKKKTCKFCDMDRVPDFKEFDFLRKFITEQGKILPRRITGTSAKHQRRLALEIKKARYMALLPFVKG, from the coding sequence ATGTATAAGGATAGAGAATTTCATCAGAGAGATTCACGGTCTGATGGACATCAGGATGGTATTAGGAAGAATCCTAATTTTAGGTTTTTTAAGAAAAAAACATGTAAATTTTGTGATATGGACAGGGTTCCAGATTTTAAAGAATTTGATTTCCTTAGGAAATTTATTACGGAGCAGGGGAAAATACTGCCTAGAAGAATTACGGGTACGTCTGCTAAGCACCAGAGGCGCCTTGCGTTAGAGATTAAGAAGGCCAGGTATATGGCGTTGCTTCCCTTTGTGAAGGGATAA